Sequence from the Bacillus sp. es.036 genome:
TCCCTTACTGTAGTTGGCATATCAGGATAATCTTCAGATACAATAACGCTGTATGTAACCTCTTTATCATGAAGAACAGCTCTTCCACCTGTAGGTCTTCTCACAAAGCCCAACCCATAGTTCTCTACGGCTTCCATATTTATATCTTTTTCAATACGTTGGAAGTAACCGATTGATAGGGTTGGAGGGTTCCATCCGTAAAATCGAATGACTGGAGGTATGCTCCCTTCACTGTGCCATTTCAACAACGCTTCATCTAGTGCCATGTTATATGCTGGAGAACGTTCTCCCGAATCAATAAATGCCCATTGCTTCATTATCGGTACTCCTTTATCACAGTTAATTTCTAACACCTCTCCTATTCTAGCAGAGGTGAAAATGGATGACCAATGAACACTCTCTTATTTTATAAAAGAAAGATCGATACGTGACGGACGTTATTTCTAACCAAGTTTCTTTTTAAAACAAAAATAAATGACGAACAATCTCAGAACTACCTATCGGAACTAGAAAATAATATTCCGCATTTAATTCAGTAACCTTCAGGTGAATTTTTTATTTATTCTTTTTTTCTTTTGCGGAAAGGGGAAAAGACGTGTAAACTTAAGGTTGTCGATTTTACTTGAAAGGGTGTAACAAAGTATATGGAATGGATTATCGCATTACTCGTCGCGATCATTGTGTATGTTGTCATTACTCGCTACATACAGAAAAGGAATTTGAAAACGTTAACGGAGGAAGAATTCCGAGCGGGCTACCGTAAAGCCCAACTGATTGATGTTCGTGAACCAAACGAATTTGATAACGGCCATATTCTTGGCGCAAGAAATATTCCTGTTAGTCAACTCAAAATGCGTATTAAAGAAATTCGCAAAGACCAGCCAGTCTATATGTATGATTACAACGGAATTATTGTCGCTCGTGCTGCAAGCATCCTTAGAAAGCACGGGATCAAGGACCTTTATCAGTTAAAAGGCGGCTTCAAAAAATGGGGCGGAAAAGTAAAGAAGAAATAAAAAGCAGCTGCGTAGCAGCTGCTTTTTTATTTCCGCAAAGTATTTAATTACGCTGATACGCAGATTACGCTTTTTGGTATCGTAATATTGGTTTTCTAGCAGCGGTCGTTTCATCCAGTCGACCAATGACAGTTGTATGAGGAGCTTCCTGCACAATTTCAGGGTTATCTTCTGCTTCTTTAGCAATCTGAAGCAGTACATCACAGAATTCATCAAGCGTTTCTTTTGATTCTGTTTCTGTAGGTTCAATCATCATACACTCTTCGACATTGATAGGGAAATAAATCGTAGGTGGATGATACCCAAAATCAAGCAAACGCTTGGCCATATCTAACGTTCGAACACCCAGTTTCTTTTGTTTCTTACCAGAAATAACGAATTCGTGCTTACAATGCTGTTCATACGGCAACACAAAAGCATCTTGAAGACGTCTCATCATATAATTTGCGTTCAAAACCGCGTTTTCAGATACTTGCTTTAGTCCTTCTGGCCCCATCGTACGAATGTACGTATAAGCACGGACGTTAATACCAAAGTTTCCATAATAAGGTTTCACTCGTCCAATCGATTGAGGACGATCATAGTCAAAACGATACGCATCATTTGCTTTTACAAGGACTGGTTTCGGAAGATATGGGATTAAATCTGATTTAACGCCCACAGGTCCTGAACCAGGTCCTCCTCCACCGTGTGGTCCAGTAAAGGTTTTGTGTAAATTTAAATGCACGACATCAAAGCCCATATCCCCCGGGCGAGCTGCCCCCATAATGGCATTCATATTTGCACCATCATAATAGAGTTTTCCACCAGCATCATGAATAATTGTCGCCATCTCGGTAATTTGCTCTTCAAACAGACCAAGGGTATTGGGA
This genomic interval carries:
- a CDS encoding rhodanese-like domain-containing protein; this encodes MEWIIALLVAIIVYVVITRYIQKRNLKTLTEEEFRAGYRKAQLIDVREPNEFDNGHILGARNIPVSQLKMRIKEIRKDQPVYMYDYNGIIVARAASILRKHGIKDLYQLKGGFKKWGGKVKKK
- the gcvPB gene encoding aminomethyl-transferring glycine dehydrogenase subunit GcvPB is translated as MSKDQALIFELSEPERISYSLPELDVPDIDLDEWLPEEFNRNTEPELPEVSELQLMRHYTALSKRNHGVDSGFYPLGSCTMKYNPKINEDVARYPGFAFVHPLQEEETVQGALEMMYNLQENLVAVTGMDEVTLQPAAGAHGEWTGLMMIRAYHEANGDFNRTKVIVPDSAHGTNPASATVAGFEAVTVKSNEKGLVDLEDLKRVVDHDTAALMLTNPNTLGLFEEQITEMATIIHDAGGKLYYDGANMNAIMGAARPGDMGFDVVHLNLHKTFTGPHGGGGPGSGPVGVKSDLIPYLPKPVLVKANDAYRFDYDRPQSIGRVKPYYGNFGINVRAYTYIRTMGPEGLKQVSENAVLNANYMMRRLQDAFVLPYEQHCKHEFVISGKKQKKLGVRTLDMAKRLLDFGYHPPTIYFPINVEECMMIEPTETESKETLDEFCDVLLQIAKEAEDNPEIVQEAPHTTVIGRLDETTAARKPILRYQKA